The proteins below are encoded in one region of Zootoca vivipara chromosome 10, rZooViv1.1, whole genome shotgun sequence:
- the GTSE1 gene encoding G2 and S phase-expressed protein 1 isoform X1, with the protein MRSGRGGAVVSNAAARSCTERTHLPKRVASPSRIMDDEGKTTLHSECKMMEAKPNECVNNDFHQLSDEKFDFDLSLSPISEQEDEVFVGPMGHKEKCIATALEATKDTIPPSPLVDELTWSPVSEEKFVEIFKEAHQIAVQIQSGSKAKRNNGRQLEENFVQESKSKLKLLEKGIVMDKTSKEVRRETYCVCESPLSPWPPLFQKHSRQPIAGMDSSRSPQIPLNTSSPARMSKLPHTPLASLAQGKSDKTNNKPSTVQTVKNASAFGNSLLAAGQPKQGKLPGISSWNNLSSMESSEELVSDKSSLASDAGDASFSNSSAGKDKRTLSTSSKLGIKATQLKRPSNIHMRRNTSTSSSSSFSSISLNSSLSISPKIGKGKIGVASKVSARGSRLSSSASKIAIVKPMKGLSVQAFHSDAPGKQHGPTSASKTNPPINAYKYRVTDKSETTSGILKEDLDPSFQKPLQKSILGNRTATSSPKPKAVPAVSKEGVSENFVARVLQPIASLSCGNVGSNVAVTPPRKLSEDRLVLNTCSAAKSALWTPSNRRHSALPTPIGRCTSGIPSLTPKTVPKAMSSPNLVSLRQVSSVSSKKTLAASFKWTREHKTRGAYSSSSTEGSPPPVAPIALDFSTEKSSEETEQDLSEQEKPAERTPTEETLLIDIGIDKTPLATQECENKPLIDLFNTPEMIPVPLLKPVGQPIDLSSPLISFTPEGNKENLDSPLLKF; encoded by the exons ATGAGGAGCGGGAGGGGCGGGGCGGTCGTTTCAAACGCTGCCGCGAGAAGCTGCACCGAGCGGACTCATCTTCCTAAGCGTGTGGCTTCGCCCAG CCGTATCATGGATGATGAAGGGAAAACAACCTTGCATTCAGAATGTAAAATGATGGAAGCCAAACCCAATGAGTGTGTGAATAATG ATTTTCACCAGCTGTCTGATGAAAAATTTGACTTTGACCTTTCGCTGTCTCCTATAAG TGAACAGGAGGATGAAGTTTTTGTTGGGCCCATGGGCCATAAAGAAAAATGCATTGCGACGGCTCTTGAAGCAACAAAAGACACAATTCCTCCATCACCACTTGTGGATGAACTAACATGGAGCCCTGTTTCTGAGGAGAAATTTGTGGAGATTTTTAAGGAAGCTCACCAGATAGCAGTCCAGATACAAAGTGGAAGCAAAGCCAAAAGGAACAACGGTCGCCAGCTGGAAGAGAATTTTGTGCAAGAATCTAAATCAAAACTGAAACTCCTTGAGAAAGGAATAGTGATGgataaaacctcaaaggaagttAGGAGAGAGACTTACTGTGTGTGTGAAAGTCCACTCTCCCCGTGGCCGCCTTTGTTTCAGAAACATTCAAGGCAACCGATTGCCGGGATGGACAGCTCTCGTTCTCCACAGATTCCTCTAAATACTTCTAGTCCTGCCAGAATGAGCAAATTGCCCCACACACCGCTTGCATCTTTAGCACAAGGGAAGAGtgacaaaacaaataacaaaccCAGCACAGTTCAGACTGTAAAAAATGCATCTGCATTTGGGAATAGTCTCTTGGCAGCGGGACAG CCAAAACAAGGGAAGCTGCCCGGTATTTCCAGCTGGAATAATTTGAGCAGTATGGAGTCGTCGGAAGAGCTAGTCTCTGACAAATCAAGTCTTGCTTCAGATGCAGGAGATGCGTCCTTCTCTAACAGTTCAGCGGGGAAAGACAAGAGAACTCTTTCAACTTCCAGCAAG TTGGGGATCAAGGCAACACAGCTGAAACGTCCTAGTAATATCCATATGCGAAGGAACACTTCaacttcttcttcatcctcttttTCCAGCATAAGCTTGAATTCAAGTCTGTCCATCTCTCCTAAGATAGGGAAAG gtAAAATAGGTGTTGCTTCTAAAGTTTCTGCACGTGGTTCCCGCCTGTCCTCTTCAGCAAGCAAGATTGCTATTGTTAAACCTATGAAGGGGTTGTCTGTGCAGGCTTTCCATTCTGATGCACCTGGAAAGCAACATGGGCCCACAAGTGCTTCGAAAACAAATCCTCCAATAAATGCATACAAATACAGAGTTACAGATAAGTCTGAGACGACCAGTGGGATTTTGAAAGAGGACTTAGATCCTAGTTTTCAGAAACCATTGCAGAAAAGTATATTGGGAAACAGAACAGCAACTTCAAGTCCCAAGCCCAAAGCAGTACCTGCAGTCTCAAAGGAAG GTGTATCTGAGAATTTTGTTGCCAGAGTGTTACAACCAATTGCGTCACTGTCTTGTGGTAATGTTGGAAG CAATGTTGCAGTTACCCCGCCTCGCAAACTATCAGAAGACCGATTGGTATTAAATACCTGTTCTGCTGCCAAGTCTGCTTTATGGACTCCATCCAACAGAAGGCATTCTGCATTACCTACTCCCATTGGTCGGTGTACATCGGGAATTCCATCACTAACCCCCAAAACGGTTCCCAAAGCAATGTCTTCCCCCAATCTTGTGTCTCTTCGGCAAGTCTCGAGTGTGTCATCCAAAAAGACTCTAGCAGCTAG TTTCAAATGGACCAGAGAGCACAAGACACGTGGGGCCTATAGCTCATCTTCAACAGAAGGGTCTCCCCCACCAGTTGCACCTATTGCCCTTGATTTTTCAACAGAGAAGTCTTCTGAAGAAACAGAACAGGACCTTTCCGAGcaggagaaaccagcagaaagAACACCCACGGAGGAG ACTTTACTGATAGACATTGGGATAGATAAAACACCACTTGCCACCCAGGAATGTGAAAATAAACCCCTTATTGATCTTTTTAATACTCCTGAAATGATTCCAGTTCCTCTGTTGAAGCCTGTAGGACAG CCAATAGATCTGAGCTCTCCTCTCATCAGTTTTACACCAGAAGGAAATAAAGAGAACCTGGATTCTCCTCTTTTGAAGTTTTGA
- the GTSE1 gene encoding G2 and S phase-expressed protein 1 isoform X2, translating to MIPDFHQLSDEKFDFDLSLSPISEQEDEVFVGPMGHKEKCIATALEATKDTIPPSPLVDELTWSPVSEEKFVEIFKEAHQIAVQIQSGSKAKRNNGRQLEENFVQESKSKLKLLEKGIVMDKTSKEVRRETYCVCESPLSPWPPLFQKHSRQPIAGMDSSRSPQIPLNTSSPARMSKLPHTPLASLAQGKSDKTNNKPSTVQTVKNASAFGNSLLAAGQPKQGKLPGISSWNNLSSMESSEELVSDKSSLASDAGDASFSNSSAGKDKRTLSTSSKLGIKATQLKRPSNIHMRRNTSTSSSSSFSSISLNSSLSISPKIGKGKIGVASKVSARGSRLSSSASKIAIVKPMKGLSVQAFHSDAPGKQHGPTSASKTNPPINAYKYRVTDKSETTSGILKEDLDPSFQKPLQKSILGNRTATSSPKPKAVPAVSKEGVSENFVARVLQPIASLSCGNVGSNVAVTPPRKLSEDRLVLNTCSAAKSALWTPSNRRHSALPTPIGRCTSGIPSLTPKTVPKAMSSPNLVSLRQVSSVSSKKTLAASFKWTREHKTRGAYSSSSTEGSPPPVAPIALDFSTEKSSEETEQDLSEQEKPAERTPTEETLLIDIGIDKTPLATQECENKPLIDLFNTPEMIPVPLLKPVGQPIDLSSPLISFTPEGNKENLDSPLLKF from the exons ATGATTCCAGATTTTCACCAGCTGTCTGATGAAAAATTTGACTTTGACCTTTCGCTGTCTCCTATAAG TGAACAGGAGGATGAAGTTTTTGTTGGGCCCATGGGCCATAAAGAAAAATGCATTGCGACGGCTCTTGAAGCAACAAAAGACACAATTCCTCCATCACCACTTGTGGATGAACTAACATGGAGCCCTGTTTCTGAGGAGAAATTTGTGGAGATTTTTAAGGAAGCTCACCAGATAGCAGTCCAGATACAAAGTGGAAGCAAAGCCAAAAGGAACAACGGTCGCCAGCTGGAAGAGAATTTTGTGCAAGAATCTAAATCAAAACTGAAACTCCTTGAGAAAGGAATAGTGATGgataaaacctcaaaggaagttAGGAGAGAGACTTACTGTGTGTGTGAAAGTCCACTCTCCCCGTGGCCGCCTTTGTTTCAGAAACATTCAAGGCAACCGATTGCCGGGATGGACAGCTCTCGTTCTCCACAGATTCCTCTAAATACTTCTAGTCCTGCCAGAATGAGCAAATTGCCCCACACACCGCTTGCATCTTTAGCACAAGGGAAGAGtgacaaaacaaataacaaaccCAGCACAGTTCAGACTGTAAAAAATGCATCTGCATTTGGGAATAGTCTCTTGGCAGCGGGACAG CCAAAACAAGGGAAGCTGCCCGGTATTTCCAGCTGGAATAATTTGAGCAGTATGGAGTCGTCGGAAGAGCTAGTCTCTGACAAATCAAGTCTTGCTTCAGATGCAGGAGATGCGTCCTTCTCTAACAGTTCAGCGGGGAAAGACAAGAGAACTCTTTCAACTTCCAGCAAG TTGGGGATCAAGGCAACACAGCTGAAACGTCCTAGTAATATCCATATGCGAAGGAACACTTCaacttcttcttcatcctcttttTCCAGCATAAGCTTGAATTCAAGTCTGTCCATCTCTCCTAAGATAGGGAAAG gtAAAATAGGTGTTGCTTCTAAAGTTTCTGCACGTGGTTCCCGCCTGTCCTCTTCAGCAAGCAAGATTGCTATTGTTAAACCTATGAAGGGGTTGTCTGTGCAGGCTTTCCATTCTGATGCACCTGGAAAGCAACATGGGCCCACAAGTGCTTCGAAAACAAATCCTCCAATAAATGCATACAAATACAGAGTTACAGATAAGTCTGAGACGACCAGTGGGATTTTGAAAGAGGACTTAGATCCTAGTTTTCAGAAACCATTGCAGAAAAGTATATTGGGAAACAGAACAGCAACTTCAAGTCCCAAGCCCAAAGCAGTACCTGCAGTCTCAAAGGAAG GTGTATCTGAGAATTTTGTTGCCAGAGTGTTACAACCAATTGCGTCACTGTCTTGTGGTAATGTTGGAAG CAATGTTGCAGTTACCCCGCCTCGCAAACTATCAGAAGACCGATTGGTATTAAATACCTGTTCTGCTGCCAAGTCTGCTTTATGGACTCCATCCAACAGAAGGCATTCTGCATTACCTACTCCCATTGGTCGGTGTACATCGGGAATTCCATCACTAACCCCCAAAACGGTTCCCAAAGCAATGTCTTCCCCCAATCTTGTGTCTCTTCGGCAAGTCTCGAGTGTGTCATCCAAAAAGACTCTAGCAGCTAG TTTCAAATGGACCAGAGAGCACAAGACACGTGGGGCCTATAGCTCATCTTCAACAGAAGGGTCTCCCCCACCAGTTGCACCTATTGCCCTTGATTTTTCAACAGAGAAGTCTTCTGAAGAAACAGAACAGGACCTTTCCGAGcaggagaaaccagcagaaagAACACCCACGGAGGAG ACTTTACTGATAGACATTGGGATAGATAAAACACCACTTGCCACCCAGGAATGTGAAAATAAACCCCTTATTGATCTTTTTAATACTCCTGAAATGATTCCAGTTCCTCTGTTGAAGCCTGTAGGACAG CCAATAGATCTGAGCTCTCCTCTCATCAGTTTTACACCAGAAGGAAATAAAGAGAACCTGGATTCTCCTCTTTTGAAGTTTTGA
- the GTSE1 gene encoding G2 and S phase-expressed protein 1 isoform X3, whose protein sequence is MGHKEKCIATALEATKDTIPPSPLVDELTWSPVSEEKFVEIFKEAHQIAVQIQSGSKAKRNNGRQLEENFVQESKSKLKLLEKGIVMDKTSKEVRRETYCVCESPLSPWPPLFQKHSRQPIAGMDSSRSPQIPLNTSSPARMSKLPHTPLASLAQGKSDKTNNKPSTVQTVKNASAFGNSLLAAGQPKQGKLPGISSWNNLSSMESSEELVSDKSSLASDAGDASFSNSSAGKDKRTLSTSSKLGIKATQLKRPSNIHMRRNTSTSSSSSFSSISLNSSLSISPKIGKGKIGVASKVSARGSRLSSSASKIAIVKPMKGLSVQAFHSDAPGKQHGPTSASKTNPPINAYKYRVTDKSETTSGILKEDLDPSFQKPLQKSILGNRTATSSPKPKAVPAVSKEGVSENFVARVLQPIASLSCGNVGSNVAVTPPRKLSEDRLVLNTCSAAKSALWTPSNRRHSALPTPIGRCTSGIPSLTPKTVPKAMSSPNLVSLRQVSSVSSKKTLAASFKWTREHKTRGAYSSSSTEGSPPPVAPIALDFSTEKSSEETEQDLSEQEKPAERTPTEETLLIDIGIDKTPLATQECENKPLIDLFNTPEMIPVPLLKPVGQPIDLSSPLISFTPEGNKENLDSPLLKF, encoded by the exons ATGGGCCATAAAGAAAAATGCATTGCGACGGCTCTTGAAGCAACAAAAGACACAATTCCTCCATCACCACTTGTGGATGAACTAACATGGAGCCCTGTTTCTGAGGAGAAATTTGTGGAGATTTTTAAGGAAGCTCACCAGATAGCAGTCCAGATACAAAGTGGAAGCAAAGCCAAAAGGAACAACGGTCGCCAGCTGGAAGAGAATTTTGTGCAAGAATCTAAATCAAAACTGAAACTCCTTGAGAAAGGAATAGTGATGgataaaacctcaaaggaagttAGGAGAGAGACTTACTGTGTGTGTGAAAGTCCACTCTCCCCGTGGCCGCCTTTGTTTCAGAAACATTCAAGGCAACCGATTGCCGGGATGGACAGCTCTCGTTCTCCACAGATTCCTCTAAATACTTCTAGTCCTGCCAGAATGAGCAAATTGCCCCACACACCGCTTGCATCTTTAGCACAAGGGAAGAGtgacaaaacaaataacaaaccCAGCACAGTTCAGACTGTAAAAAATGCATCTGCATTTGGGAATAGTCTCTTGGCAGCGGGACAG CCAAAACAAGGGAAGCTGCCCGGTATTTCCAGCTGGAATAATTTGAGCAGTATGGAGTCGTCGGAAGAGCTAGTCTCTGACAAATCAAGTCTTGCTTCAGATGCAGGAGATGCGTCCTTCTCTAACAGTTCAGCGGGGAAAGACAAGAGAACTCTTTCAACTTCCAGCAAG TTGGGGATCAAGGCAACACAGCTGAAACGTCCTAGTAATATCCATATGCGAAGGAACACTTCaacttcttcttcatcctcttttTCCAGCATAAGCTTGAATTCAAGTCTGTCCATCTCTCCTAAGATAGGGAAAG gtAAAATAGGTGTTGCTTCTAAAGTTTCTGCACGTGGTTCCCGCCTGTCCTCTTCAGCAAGCAAGATTGCTATTGTTAAACCTATGAAGGGGTTGTCTGTGCAGGCTTTCCATTCTGATGCACCTGGAAAGCAACATGGGCCCACAAGTGCTTCGAAAACAAATCCTCCAATAAATGCATACAAATACAGAGTTACAGATAAGTCTGAGACGACCAGTGGGATTTTGAAAGAGGACTTAGATCCTAGTTTTCAGAAACCATTGCAGAAAAGTATATTGGGAAACAGAACAGCAACTTCAAGTCCCAAGCCCAAAGCAGTACCTGCAGTCTCAAAGGAAG GTGTATCTGAGAATTTTGTTGCCAGAGTGTTACAACCAATTGCGTCACTGTCTTGTGGTAATGTTGGAAG CAATGTTGCAGTTACCCCGCCTCGCAAACTATCAGAAGACCGATTGGTATTAAATACCTGTTCTGCTGCCAAGTCTGCTTTATGGACTCCATCCAACAGAAGGCATTCTGCATTACCTACTCCCATTGGTCGGTGTACATCGGGAATTCCATCACTAACCCCCAAAACGGTTCCCAAAGCAATGTCTTCCCCCAATCTTGTGTCTCTTCGGCAAGTCTCGAGTGTGTCATCCAAAAAGACTCTAGCAGCTAG TTTCAAATGGACCAGAGAGCACAAGACACGTGGGGCCTATAGCTCATCTTCAACAGAAGGGTCTCCCCCACCAGTTGCACCTATTGCCCTTGATTTTTCAACAGAGAAGTCTTCTGAAGAAACAGAACAGGACCTTTCCGAGcaggagaaaccagcagaaagAACACCCACGGAGGAG ACTTTACTGATAGACATTGGGATAGATAAAACACCACTTGCCACCCAGGAATGTGAAAATAAACCCCTTATTGATCTTTTTAATACTCCTGAAATGATTCCAGTTCCTCTGTTGAAGCCTGTAGGACAG CCAATAGATCTGAGCTCTCCTCTCATCAGTTTTACACCAGAAGGAAATAAAGAGAACCTGGATTCTCCTCTTTTGAAGTTTTGA